From one Maniola jurtina chromosome 5, ilManJurt1.1, whole genome shotgun sequence genomic stretch:
- the LOC123865161 gene encoding protein ALP1-like, with translation MDRKRRLALLLLLRHRRNRRKITRRMSVSSFECLLKSLEPHIRKNYTNMRNPVEPVEMLGITLRYLGSGNSITDLHFKFKRGKSTIAYIIQRVCRAIWTNLLRDNIPELTTESFQTIARGFDVKANFPQCVGAIDGKHIRVCNPANSGSLFFNYKAFFSIVLLAIVDSNYKFVFVDIGAYGKECDSTILQNSKLYELMINNNLPLPQPQPLSGSNIPTPYVFVGDEAFGLSKHIMRPYGGQNLDLQQKVFNYRLSRARRYVECAFGIMANKWRIFHRPIDVSYDFATDIIKACCVLHNFVADRDGFRQRDKFAISVDEFLPIQPVHEEQTAPNVIRQQYATYFMTRGTLPWQLNKV, from the exons ATGGATCGGAAAAGACGTCTAGCATTGCTCCTATTACTACGTCACCGCCGAAATCGACGCAAGATCACAAGACG aatgAGTGTATCCAGCTTCGAATGTTTATTGAAGTCCTTAGAACCACACATACGAAAAAACTATACTAATATGAGGAATCCAGTGGAACCAGTAGAAATGCTGGGAATCACTTTAAG atACCTAGGAAGTGGAAATTCAATAACTGatttacatttcaaattcaAACGGGGAAAATCTACTATTGCATATATAATACAAAGAGTTTGTCGTGCTATATGGACCAATCTTCTTCGAGACAACATCCCTGAACTGACAACTGAAAGTTTCCAAACAATAGCGAGGGGTTTTGATGTAAAGGCAAATTTTCCTCAATGTGTTGGTGCCATCGACGGCAAACATATCCGCGTGTGTAATCCTGCAAATAGTggctcacttttttttaattataaagccTTTTTTTCGATTGTGTTGCTAGCTATTGTGGATTCAAATTACAAATTCGTATTTGTCGACATCGGTGCATACGGAAAAGAATGCGATTCAACCATATTACAAAATTCTAAACTGTACGAGCTAATGATTAACAACAACTTACCACTACCTCAACCCCAGCCACTCTCTGGTAGCAATATACCAACCCCGTATGTATTTGTGGGTGACGAAGCTTTTGGACTGAGCAAACATATTATGCGTCCATATGGCGGTCAAAATCTCGACTTACAACAAAAGGTTTTCAATTACCGTCTAAGCAGAGCCAGAAGATATGTCGAATGCGCTTTTGGGATTATGGCTAACAAATGGCGCATTTTTCACAGACCGATAGACGTGTCCTATGACTTCGCTACTGACATTATAAAAGCATGTTGTGTATTACACAATTTTGTCGCTGATCGAGATGGTTTTAGACAAAGAGATAAATTTGCTATAAGTGTTGATGAATTTCTCCCAATACAACCCGTACATGAAGAACAGACAGCACCGAATGTCATAAGACAGCAATATGCGACCTATTTTATGACTAGAGGAACTCTGCCTTGGCAGCTAAATAAGGTATAA
- the LOC123865167 gene encoding uncharacterized protein LOC123865167 yields the protein MNTIEEIDIDYLITLIQEREIIWDKSNVDFKNKNLKTKAWEDISKVLFPDYENFTAERKNKVGNDLIKKWRSVKDNYFRYSKKLKEASKSGSGATKLKKYHLYNQLLFLRKVEQNATESSLDSPREINNESTSTNDDITTDNTPRYVPVARKRAMQMDEFEREGLKLLKEPENRHMSFFRAILPSIQEFSDRETLRFQSKVIQIIDEMRYGQTSSYVSGPSTSHQPPYGYQTANFQSTYISDFNNSITSPETSQASEETEYDFSNL from the exons ATGAATACCATTGAAGAAATTGACATAGATTACTTGATTACATTGATACAGGAAAGGGAAATTATATGGGACAAGTCAAAcgtagattttaaaaataaaaatttaaaaacaaaagcctGGGAAGACAtatcaaaagttttatttcctGATTACGAGAATTTCACAGCTGAACGAAAAAATAAAGTTG GtaatgatttaataaaaaaatggagAAGTGTAAAAGATAATTACTTCagatattcaaaaaaattaaaagaagcaTCAAAATCGGGCTCGGGCGCTACGAAACTGAAGAAGTATCATTTATACAATCAACTCCTTTTTTTGAGAAAAGTGGAACAAAATGCCACCGAATCTAGCTTAGACTCGCCTAGAGAAATCAACAATGAATCTACGTCTACAAATGATGACATTACCACAGACAACACTCCGCGCTATGTTCCAGTCGCGCGCAAAAGGGCAATGCAAATGGATGAGTTTGAAAGAGAAGGACTAAAACTTCTCAAGGAGCCGGAAAATCGCCATATGTCCTTTTTCAGAGCTATATTGCCATCTATTCAAGAATTTTCCGACCGAGAAACTCTCCGTTTCCAAAGTAAAGTTATACAAATTATAGATGAAATGCGGTATGGACAAACATCATCATATGTGAGTGGCCCATCAACGTCTCACCAACCACCATATGGGTATCAAACAgcaaattttcaaagtacatacatttctgattttaataattcaattacATCTCCAGAAACATCTcaagcaagtgaagaaactgaATACGATTTTTCTAATTTGTAA